The region TCTGCGCAGCGCCGCGCGGCTGCGGTCTGCGTCCGAAAGAGTAGGCGCTTACGCACAACGGCACGGCGACTGAGCGTCTGAACACCCGCAACATACCGTTATAGCTCACAATAAATAAAAAAAGAGCTCCTTGTATTTTCGGCGGCCTTATGGCATTGTAACTTCGCTTTAACGGAATTGTCCCTTTGGGTTACAGCCTGTAAAGGTCTCCTGACGGGAGTGTTCCTCTCTTTACGCTTAGTGAGCGGAGAAAAACGTTCCACAACGCAGCGCTTACCGGCCCTGCTATTGACAATTTCTCCTGTATGGCAGTAAGGAGTGATTCCGCGAAAGGATACCCCTTTTGCGATGCCGTGGAGTCAAGCAGCGGATCGCTGCTTACATATAACTGCGCTCAGGCGTTTGCATTTGCGCAGTTTGGCGTATGTACTAGCCCGATACACCGCTAGATTATGTCCAAGGAGGACAAGCATGGCTGAAGTAAGCTTCCAGGGTAAAACGTTCGAGGTTGACGAAGACGGCTTCCTGCTTCGCTTCGATGAATGGTGCCCCGAATGGGTTGAATACGTGAAGGAATCCGAAGGTATTGCTGAAATCACCGAGGATCACCAGAAGATCATTGACTTCCTGCAGGACTACTACCGCAAGAACGGTATCGCACCCATGGTGCGTATCCTGTCCAAGAACACCGGCTTCAAGCTGAAGCAGGTGTACGAACTGTTCCCCTCCGGCCCCGGTAAGGGAGCATGCAAAATGGCTGGTCTGCCCAAGCCCACCGGCTGCGTGTAGTACACAGCAATTGCTCGCATAGGCGGAAGCGCAAGCTTCCGCCTTTTTTTTATGCCGCTGCTGCGCTCCGCTTCGGGGGCGGCACAGACAAAAGCGCACCGTGCATGCACGGTGCGCTTTTGTTCAGTTGTATATATAACGCGCTATGCGGCTACTGATCTTTGTCGCTGTAGGGTGAAATGCCCAGCGGGTTACCGCCCATGTCAGCAAGCAGACTGTTCTGATACTGACGGATGGCGTACTCGCTCTGCGCTTTCTGCAGGCCTGCAACCACATTCTGCAACACACCCACCATGCAGCTGAGCACGGTGTCAGGCACAATGAAGTCCCCTTCGTCATTTCGTTCCAGCCGTTCCATGCTGGTGGAAATGGACCGGAAATCCTGCGATATCCGTTCTACTATCTGGTCAATGT is a window of Oleidesulfovibrio alaskensis DSM 16109 DNA encoding:
- a CDS encoding TusE/DsrC/DsvC family sulfur relay protein — encoded protein: MAEVSFQGKTFEVDEDGFLLRFDEWCPEWVEYVKESEGIAEITEDHQKIIDFLQDYYRKNGIAPMVRILSKNTGFKLKQVYELFPSGPGKGACKMAGLPKPTGCV